One Euphorbia lathyris chromosome 1, ddEupLath1.1, whole genome shotgun sequence DNA segment encodes these proteins:
- the LOC136210980 gene encoding B2 protein — MENNQQSFYQFSDQLRLQASNLANLSLNDSIWSNSYASKRPDERRNFDIRVGGDFNSTVNNTVPKPKGSDLNSFNDDWKMGSGSSSSNITLPSSDLNGFNDGWKMGLGSKSYGLGPIGSQTNVGINGGFNKGVYSSKNYSVNVNLKGIKNKVEDDHMGLGMGLGVVKTGKKNSNKKNFDNMSNDGKEGKTGSDKRFKTLPPSESLPRNETVGGYIFVCNNDTMQENLKRQLFGLPPRYRDSVRAITPGLPLFLYNYSTHQLHGIFEAASFGGTNIDPSAWEDKKCPGESRFPAQVRVVTRKICEPLEEDSFRPILHHYDGPKFRLELNIPEALSLLDIFEDVQKP, encoded by the exons ATGGAGAACAACCAGCAATCTTTTTACCAATTCAGTGATCAATTAAGGTTACAGGCTTCAAATTTAGCGAATTTGTCGCTCAATGATTCAATTTGGAGCAACAGCTATGCTTCAAAGAGGCCAGATGAGAGGAGGAATTTCGATATTAGAGTTGGAGGTGATTTCAATTCCACTGTTAATAACACTGTTCCGAAGCCAAAAGGGTCTGATTTAAATTCATTCAATGATGATTGGAAGATGGGATCTGGAAGTAGTAGTAGTAATATTACTCTTCCTTCTTCTGATTTGAATGGGTTCAATGATGGATGGAAGATGGGTTTGGGATCTAAAAGCTATGGTCTAGGTCCAATTGGATCTCAGACAAACGTTGGAATCAATGGTGGTTTCAACAAGGGGGTTTACTCATCAAAGAATTACTCAGTCAATGTAAATTTGAAGGGGATTAAGAACAAGGTTGAAGATGATCATATGGGATTGGGAATGGGATTGGGAGTAGTTAAGACTGGTAAAAAGAACAGCAATAAGAAGAACTTTGATAACATGAGTAATGATGGAAAAGAGGGGAAAACTGGTTCTGATAAGAGGTTTAAGACACTGCCTCCGTCTGAATCACTGCCGAGAAATGAAACTGTTGGGGGATATATTTTTGTCTGTAACAATGATACTATGCAAGAGAATCTTAAGAGGCAGCTTTTTG GTTTACCTCCTCGTTATAGGGATTCAGTTAGGGCTATTACTCCGGGGCTTCCTCTTTTCCTCTACAACTACTCTACCCATCAACTCCATGGAATTTTTGAG GCTGCAAGTTTTGGTGGAACAAACATAGATCCAAGTGCCTGGGAGGACAAGAAATGCCCTGGAGAATCACGTTTCCCTGCTCAGGTGAGAGTTGTTACAAGGAAAATCTGCGAGCCACTAGAAGAGGACTCATTCAGGCCTATCCTTCACCACTATGATGGCCCTAAGTTCAGGCTCGAACTCAATATTCCTGag GCACTGTCTCTGCTGGACATATTTGAAGATGTTCAAAAGCCATGA